GCGCGGTATGATGACGACCGTTCACTCGTACACGAATGACCAGCAGATCCTTGACCTTCCTCACAAGGACTACCGTCGTGCCCGAGCAGCAGCTGAGTCTATCATCCCGACAACAACTGGTGCAGCAAAAGCCGTTGCCCTTGTTCTACCTGAACTGAAAGGCAAGCTTAACGGTGGTGCAATGCGTGTTCCTACACCAAACGTATCCCTCGTTGACCTCGTAGCTGAACTTGACAAGGACGTTACGGCTGAAGAAGTAAACGCAGCGTTTAAGGAAGCTTCTGAAGGTGAAATGAAAGGTGTACTCGGATACAGCGAAGAGCCGCTTGTTTCCCGTGACTATAACGGCAACAACTACTCTTCCACTGTCGATGCCCTCTCCACGCTTGTAATGGAAGGTAACATGGTGAAAGTTATCTCTTGGTATGACAACGAAACTGGTTACTCTGCACGTTGTGTGGATCTTGCCGTTTACATGGCGAAGCAAGGCCTGTAAGCCGGTCATAACCAGCATAGAATCAGCCTGAAAGCAAAAGGAGGCGGGCACGTGTCCTGTCTCCTTTTCTTTTTGAAAAAGTGTACCCAAATCAAGGAGGACTGTTCTGATGAATAAACAATCCATTCGCGACATTGATGTTAAAGGAAAACGTGTCTTTTGCCGAGTAGATTTCAACGTACCGATGAGTGAAGGTCAGGTAACCGACGATACCCGAATCCGCGCAGCGATCCCAACGATCGAACTGCTCGTGGAAAAAGGGGCAAAAGTGATTCTGGCGAGCCACCTTGGCCGTCCGAAAGGCCAGGTTGCGGAAGATCTCCGTCTCGACCCTGTTGCCAAGCGTCTGTCAGATCTGATGCAAAAAGAAGTCTACAAGGTGGATGAAGTCGTCGGAAGCGACGCTGAAAAAGCCGTTAACGGACTTGAAGAAGGGGATGTTGTTCTTCTGGAAAACGTCCGCTTTGAAGCAGGTGAAGAGAAAAACGATGCAGAGCTGGCGAAGCAGATGGCCGCATTGGCTGATGTGTACGTCAACGATGCATTCGGTGCCGCTCACCGTGCGCATGCTTCCACTGAAGGCATTGCCAAACATATACCGGCAGTGGCAGGGCTTTTGATGGAAAAGGAACTTGAAGTACTGGGCAAAGCCATGGCAAATCCGGAACGTCCTTTCACAGCCATTATTGGTGGTGCGAAGGTTAAAGACAAAATCGGTGTCATTGACAACCTCTTGGACAAGGTTGACAACCTGATCATCGGTGGCGGACTTGCTTACACGTTTATCAAGGCGAAGGGCTATGAAATCGGAACCTCCCTGCTTGAAGAAGATAAGATTGACCTTGCCAAGCAGTTTATGGAAAAAGCAGAAAAGAATAATGTGAATTTCTATATGCCGGTTGATGCTGTGATTGCGAAGGAATTTGGAGCGGATGTGGAGGCAGATACTGTCGACATTGACAAAATCCCTGCCGACCAGATGTCTCTTGATATCGGACCAAAAACACTCGAGACGTATCGTAAGGTCATCAGTGAATCCAGACTCGTGATCTGGAACGGGCCAATGGGCGTATTCGAATTCGAAAAGTTCGCAGCAGGTACAAAAGGTGTCGCAGAAGCCCTGGCTGAAGCGGAAAACGCGTATTCCGTCATCGGCGGCGGTGACTCAGCGGCAGCCGTTGAGAAATTCCACCTTGCCGACAAAATGAGCCACATCTCCACAGGCGGCGGAGCGTCCCTTGAATTTATCGAAGGAAAAGAACTGCCGGGCGTCGTGGCATTGAACGACAAGTAAAACCGACTATTCAACAGGAGGGAATACGATGAGAAAACCGATTATCGCAGGAAACTGGAAGATGAATAAAACGAAGTCTGAAGCAGTTGAATTTTTGCAGGCGATTAAGACCGCTGTACCGTCCGCGGACAAAGTGGACAGCGTCGTCTGCTCCCCGCATCTGTACCTCGATGCCCTCGTTCAGGAAGCAGCGGGCACGGATGTTAAGATCGGTGCACAGAACATGTACTTCGAAGAGAGCGGTGCGTTCACGGGTGAAACAAGCCCGATGGCACTGAATGACCTCGGTGTCACCTATGTGGTCCTCGGTCACTCCGAGCGCCGTGAACTCTTTGGAGAAACCGACGAGTCCGTGAATAAAAAGACCCACGCAGCCTTCAGCCATGGTCTGACACCAATCGTCTGTGTCGGAGAGACCCTTGAAGAGCGTGAAGCAAACAAAACGTCTGACGTTGTGACGCTTCAGGTGAAAGAAGGCCTGAAAGGACTCACGGCAGATCAGGTCAAAGAGACCGTCGTTGCCTATGAGCCGATCTGGGCGATCGGAACCGGCAAGACAGCGACTTCAGAAGATGCCAACGAAACATGCGGCGTCATCCGTAAAGTCATTGCCGGAGAATTCGGTCAGGACGTCGCGGATGCGGTACGCATTCAGTACGGCGGCAGCGTTAAGCCTGCGAACATTAAAGAGCTCCTTGAGCAATCTGATATCGATGGCGCCCTGGTTGGCGGCGCAAGCCTGGAAGCGGAATCCTATCTTCAGCTCGTAGAGGCTGGCAATGAGTAAGCAGCCCCGCGCCCTGATTATTCTGGACGGTTATGCCCTTCGGGACGAAACCGAAGGGAATGCCGTTGCCCAGGCGAA
This genomic window from [Bacillus] selenitireducens MLS10 contains:
- a CDS encoding phosphoglycerate kinase codes for the protein MNKQSIRDIDVKGKRVFCRVDFNVPMSEGQVTDDTRIRAAIPTIELLVEKGAKVILASHLGRPKGQVAEDLRLDPVAKRLSDLMQKEVYKVDEVVGSDAEKAVNGLEEGDVVLLENVRFEAGEEKNDAELAKQMAALADVYVNDAFGAAHRAHASTEGIAKHIPAVAGLLMEKELEVLGKAMANPERPFTAIIGGAKVKDKIGVIDNLLDKVDNLIIGGGLAYTFIKAKGYEIGTSLLEEDKIDLAKQFMEKAEKNNVNFYMPVDAVIAKEFGADVEADTVDIDKIPADQMSLDIGPKTLETYRKVISESRLVIWNGPMGVFEFEKFAAGTKGVAEALAEAENAYSVIGGGDSAAAVEKFHLADKMSHISTGGGASLEFIEGKELPGVVALNDK
- the tpiA gene encoding triose-phosphate isomerase codes for the protein MRKPIIAGNWKMNKTKSEAVEFLQAIKTAVPSADKVDSVVCSPHLYLDALVQEAAGTDVKIGAQNMYFEESGAFTGETSPMALNDLGVTYVVLGHSERRELFGETDESVNKKTHAAFSHGLTPIVCVGETLEEREANKTSDVVTLQVKEGLKGLTADQVKETVVAYEPIWAIGTGKTATSEDANETCGVIRKVIAGEFGQDVADAVRIQYGGSVKPANIKELLEQSDIDGALVGGASLEAESYLQLVEAGNE